A genome region from Deinococcus arcticus includes the following:
- a CDS encoding GmrSD restriction endonuclease domain-containing protein, with amino-acid sequence MKIADILSQIDMNTVALPEFQRGYVWNRDQVRGLMRSLYYRYPVGGLLTWKTKGEATATRGTQVSSGTTVSLLLDGQQRMTSLYGVMRGKPPKFFDGNAKAFTGLYFNLDTEEFEFYAPQKMQNNPIWLNVTELYVDGGKLGSLGGLLFSTMPEKAPQYFERASRLRNIGDIDIHIEEIIGEDKTIEVVVDIFNKVNSGGTKLSSGDLALAKVCAEWPEAREEMQKALQEWAKAGFHFKLDWLMRVINAVVTGDAYFSALSSVSSEQFKQGLADAKKAVNRLLNLINSYLGLDSDQVLGSRYSFPLMARYVHVRGKDFNNGVEQQALLYWYIHTFLWGRYAGSTESVLARDLNLISNPNGALDRLIADLQRDRGDLQLKAADFEGATKGARFYPLLYMMTRVSHARDWGNGVELRNALLGNLSQLQVHHVFPQAQLKKAGYNRQQVNALANFTFLTQDTNLEISDALPKEYLPIYEAKHPGVLESHWMPLDAALWSLDQYPAFLAKRRELLAQAANKFLKSLVGGTITAPSETPEDSLPTGGAIVDDSEINVLNEVNAWLNALQLPEGDSRYELTSEQGEVLATLDLAWPNGLQEGLSQPVALLLDETDETHSAVNQAGYLYFTDVSSFKAYVERNVLAVEHGSAVSSN; translated from the coding sequence ATGAAAATCGCCGACATCCTGAGTCAGATAGACATGAATACGGTGGCCCTTCCAGAGTTCCAACGTGGCTATGTCTGGAATCGTGACCAGGTGCGTGGGCTCATGCGCTCGCTCTACTACAGATATCCGGTCGGTGGATTGCTGACCTGGAAGACGAAAGGGGAAGCAACCGCAACCAGGGGGACACAGGTTTCAAGCGGCACCACTGTAAGTCTCCTCCTAGATGGCCAGCAGCGAATGACAAGCTTGTACGGCGTCATGCGGGGGAAGCCACCTAAGTTTTTCGATGGCAATGCAAAAGCGTTTACTGGACTCTATTTTAACCTTGATACTGAAGAGTTTGAATTTTATGCTCCTCAAAAAATGCAGAACAATCCTATTTGGCTGAATGTCACTGAGCTTTATGTAGATGGTGGGAAGCTAGGCAGCCTAGGAGGTCTACTTTTTTCCACGATGCCCGAAAAAGCACCTCAATATTTCGAGAGAGCCAGTCGCCTAAGGAATATCGGTGATATTGATATTCATATTGAAGAAATCATCGGAGAAGACAAAACAATTGAGGTTGTTGTCGATATCTTCAACAAGGTCAACAGCGGGGGAACTAAGTTGTCCAGTGGTGACCTTGCTCTGGCTAAAGTGTGCGCAGAGTGGCCAGAAGCACGAGAGGAAATGCAAAAGGCCCTTCAAGAGTGGGCTAAGGCTGGCTTCCATTTCAAGCTGGACTGGTTGATGCGTGTTATCAACGCAGTTGTGACTGGCGACGCGTACTTCTCGGCGCTTTCCAGCGTCTCCTCGGAGCAATTCAAGCAGGGGCTGGCCGATGCAAAAAAAGCGGTCAACAGGCTCTTGAACCTCATCAACTCTTACCTCGGACTTGACAGCGACCAAGTCCTGGGCAGTCGATACTCCTTTCCTCTGATGGCGCGGTATGTACACGTGCGCGGCAAAGACTTTAACAACGGCGTAGAGCAGCAGGCACTTCTCTACTGGTACATCCATACATTCCTCTGGGGCCGATACGCGGGCTCAACGGAAAGTGTCCTGGCCCGCGACCTGAACCTCATCTCCAACCCCAATGGAGCCCTGGACCGCCTGATTGCCGACCTTCAACGTGACCGTGGGGACCTGCAGCTCAAGGCGGCTGATTTTGAGGGTGCCACCAAAGGTGCCCGGTTCTACCCGTTGCTGTACATGATGACTCGCGTGAGTCACGCACGTGACTGGGGCAATGGTGTGGAGCTAAGAAACGCCCTGCTGGGCAATCTGAGCCAATTGCAAGTTCATCATGTCTTTCCGCAGGCCCAACTCAAAAAAGCTGGCTACAACCGCCAGCAGGTCAATGCCCTCGCGAATTTCACGTTCCTGACTCAGGACACAAATCTGGAGATATCCGATGCGCTGCCCAAAGAATACCTGCCAATCTATGAGGCGAAGCATCCAGGTGTCCTGGAATCGCACTGGATGCCCCTGGATGCTGCCCTCTGGTCCCTGGACCAGTACCCAGCGTTTCTGGCTAAGCGCCGCGAGCTCTTGGCACAGGCGGCAAATAAGTTCTTGAAGAGCCTGGTCGGCGGCACCATCACTGCACCATCAGAGACGCCGGAGGACTCTCTCCCTACGGGCGGGGCTATTGTTGACGACTCTGAAATCAATGTTCTGAACGAAGTAAATGCTTGGCTGAACGCTCTTCAACTGCCTGAAGGAGATTCCAGATACGAGTTGACCTCCGAACAGGGTGAGGTGCTCGCCACACTCGACCTCGCATGGCCTAATGGCCTTCAGGAAGGTCTGAGCCAGCCAGTCGCGCTCTTGTTGGACGAGACCGATGAGACGCACTCAGCAGTCAACCAGGCCGGCTATCTCTACTTCACCGACGTAAGCTCATTTAAGGCGTACGTCGAAAGGAACGTCTTGGCAGTGGAGCACGGCTCGGCTGTCAGTTCAAACTAG
- a CDS encoding M23 family metallopeptidase → MKRFFMVGLLLLGTVTSAASYRVKPGDTLGGIAARHGLSPAQLQASNPRLRGGALQAGWVLTVPERPTPGRRYVVAPGENLSSIAARAGVSLGALLQANPQYRGGRAVWAGATLQIPARGGAAPVARPATGGATIRTASTAGGRGLWLWPVTGHHSVSSGYGERELLGQHEMHYGIDISAPVGTPVVAARAGRVLEARADFARGWGWTVVLEHGGGWITRYAHLSATLVRAGEQVVQGQLVGRVGNTGRSTGPHLHFGTYLRWGPGENWTPRDPLSFYP, encoded by the coding sequence GTGAAGCGTTTCTTCATGGTTGGTCTGCTTCTGCTGGGCACGGTGACCAGCGCCGCGTCCTACCGCGTGAAGCCGGGTGACACCCTGGGCGGCATCGCCGCGCGCCACGGGCTGAGCCCGGCGCAACTGCAGGCCAGCAACCCCCGGCTGCGCGGCGGCGCGCTGCAGGCCGGCTGGGTGCTGACCGTGCCGGAGCGGCCCACCCCCGGGCGCCGCTACGTGGTGGCCCCGGGCGAGAACCTGAGCAGCATTGCGGCGCGCGCCGGGGTGAGCCTGGGGGCGCTGCTGCAGGCCAACCCGCAGTACCGGGGCGGGCGGGCCGTATGGGCCGGGGCCACCCTGCAGATTCCGGCGCGTGGGGGTGCGGCGCCGGTGGCCCGCCCAGCCACGGGCGGCGCCACCATCCGCACCGCCAGCACCGCCGGCGGCCGGGGCCTGTGGCTGTGGCCGGTCACGGGCCACCACAGCGTCAGCAGCGGCTACGGCGAGCGGGAACTGCTGGGCCAGCACGAGATGCATTACGGCATAGACATCAGCGCGCCGGTGGGCACGCCGGTGGTGGCGGCGCGGGCTGGCCGGGTGCTGGAGGCCCGCGCGGACTTTGCCCGGGGCTGGGGCTGGACGGTGGTGCTGGAGCACGGCGGCGGCTGGATCACCCGTTACGCCCACCTCAGCGCCACACTGGTGCGCGCCGGAGAACAGGTGGTGCAGGGCCAACTGGTGGGGCGGGTGGGCAACACCGGGCGCAGCACCGGGCCGCACCTGCATTTCGGCACCTACCTGCGCTGGGGGCCGGGCGAGAACTGGACCCCGCGCGACCCCCTGAGCTTCTATCCATGA
- a CDS encoding PadR family transcriptional regulator codes for MDAQQLKGHLDLLLLASLEHGPRYGGQIIADVQAATDGYFALREGTLYPALHRLEKQGFLRGEFQVLPRGGSPVKVYTLTPSGQTELRAQRERYEQFARAVRGVIGGLA; via the coding sequence ATGGACGCGCAGCAACTCAAAGGCCACCTCGACCTTCTTCTCCTGGCCAGTCTGGAACATGGCCCCCGCTACGGCGGCCAGATTATTGCCGACGTGCAGGCCGCCACCGACGGGTACTTTGCCCTGCGCGAGGGCACCCTGTACCCTGCGCTGCACCGCCTGGAAAAGCAGGGCTTTCTGCGCGGCGAGTTTCAGGTGCTGCCCCGGGGCGGCAGTCCGGTAAAGGTGTACACCCTGACGCCCAGCGGCCAGACCGAACTGCGCGCCCAGCGGGAACGCTACGAGCAGTTTGCCCGCGCCGTGCGCGGCGTGATTGGCGGTCTGGCATGA
- the truA gene encoding tRNA pseudouridine(38-40) synthase TruA, giving the protein MTHPLPTSPLRFQPPDGCQRLRLTVAWDGAPYAGWQAQANAPSVQDTLHAAFARLGPAPFRPVAAGRTDAGVHAEAMPVHVDLPADFRVPPARLARALNAWLPPTVAVLDAAPAPPGFHARFSCLERRYVYRLWCAPQRHPLWAGRALHVPQPLDMAAMNAAAQALTGTHDFAAFATQEDRQTVRELRALTVVPGPGANGDGIWAIHVHGESFLRHMVRGLVGTLLLAGQGKLDPAGVAAILRSRQRAQAGANVAPDGLYFAGALYPGDPASTT; this is encoded by the coding sequence ATGACCCACCCGCTCCCCACCTCGCCTCTGCGCTTCCAGCCCCCGGACGGCTGCCAGCGCCTGCGCCTGACGGTGGCCTGGGACGGCGCGCCTTACGCCGGTTGGCAGGCCCAGGCCAATGCCCCCAGTGTGCAGGACACCCTGCACGCGGCCTTTGCGCGGCTGGGGCCCGCGCCTTTTCGCCCGGTCGCTGCTGGCCGCACGGACGCGGGCGTCCACGCCGAGGCCATGCCGGTGCATGTGGACCTGCCCGCCGACTTCCGCGTGCCGCCAGCGCGGCTGGCGCGCGCCCTGAACGCGTGGTTGCCCCCCACGGTGGCGGTGCTGGACGCGGCCCCGGCCCCCCCCGGCTTCCACGCCCGGTTTTCCTGCCTGGAGCGGCGCTACGTGTACCGGCTGTGGTGCGCGCCGCAGCGCCATCCGCTGTGGGCGGGCCGGGCGCTGCATGTGCCGCAGCCGCTGGACATGGCCGCCATGAACGCCGCCGCGCAGGCCCTGACCGGCACACACGACTTCGCTGCCTTCGCCACCCAGGAAGACCGCCAGACCGTGCGCGAACTGCGCGCCCTGACGGTGGTGCCGGGCCCCGGGGCAAACGGAGACGGGATCTGGGCCATTCATGTGCACGGCGAGAGTTTCCTGCGCCACATGGTGCGCGGGCTGGTGGGCACGCTGCTACTGGCCGGGCAGGGCAAACTGGACCCGGCCGGGGTGGCGGCCATTCTGCGCAGCCGCCAGCGCGCGCAGGCAGGCGCGAATGTGGCGCCGGACGGCCTGTATTTTGCGGGCGCCCTTTACCCGGGCGACCCGGCCAGCACCACATAG
- a CDS encoding DUF1989 domain-containing protein: MTVSTQRIPPQTGAGFELRRGDVLVVIDPQGEQVADLMAFAAEGREEWLSSGRTFDYNETIYLTTGHVLYSNRSRPMFTLLRDDVGQHDFLLTPCSTETFEILYPPGTAEGHPSCFGNLVAAFAPYGIAPDQIPTTLNIFMNVRVDERGRVVIAPPLSRAGQRLELRAEMDLVVGLTACSAEGSNNGTFKPIDYQIIRGQDRG, translated from the coding sequence ATGACCGTTTCCACCCAGCGTATTCCCCCCCAGACTGGCGCCGGTTTTGAACTGCGGCGCGGCGACGTACTGGTGGTCATTGACCCACAGGGCGAACAGGTGGCCGACCTGATGGCCTTTGCCGCCGAGGGCCGCGAGGAATGGCTGTCCTCAGGGCGCACCTTTGACTACAACGAAACCATCTACCTGACCACCGGGCATGTGCTGTACAGCAACCGCAGCCGCCCCATGTTCACCCTGCTGCGCGACGATGTGGGCCAGCACGACTTTCTGTTGACCCCGTGCTCCACCGAGACCTTCGAGATCCTGTACCCGCCCGGCACCGCCGAGGGGCACCCCAGCTGCTTTGGCAATCTGGTGGCGGCCTTCGCGCCCTACGGCATTGCCCCGGACCAGATTCCCACCACGCTGAACATCTTCATGAACGTGCGCGTGGACGAGCGCGGGCGCGTGGTGATCGCCCCGCCCCTGTCGCGCGCCGGGCAACGCCTGGAACTGCGCGCCGAGATGGACCTTGTGGTGGGCCTGACCGCCTGCTCGGCCGAGGGCAGCAACAACGGCACCTTCAAGCCCATTGACTACCAGATCATCAGAGGCCAGGACCGGGGGTAA
- the surE gene encoding 5'/3'-nucleotidase SurE — MDDSPRIPGRQTVLVANDDGIFSPGIKALGQAMATFAHVIVSAPDVEQSAVGHGITIRRPLRFKHTAAAGFGEIPAYRVDGTPADCVVLGAHLTGRPDLVVSGINLGPNLGDDLTHSGTVAAAIEGMTLGLPAIAFSQQATPGGEYDFQASAAYAARLAQAVLARGLPPRTLLNVNFPHGTPRGVRVTRVGEHRWEDTIVTRADPEGRDYHWVAGTSRAADAHDETTDYGAVQAGYISVSPVRIDLTARDLLAEVQGYLPDLK, encoded by the coding sequence ATGGACGACTCTCCGCGAATTCCAGGCCGCCAGACCGTGCTGGTGGCCAACGACGACGGCATTTTCAGCCCCGGCATCAAGGCCCTGGGCCAGGCCATGGCCACCTTTGCCCACGTGATTGTAAGTGCGCCAGACGTGGAACAGAGCGCTGTGGGCCACGGCATCACCATTCGCCGCCCGCTGCGCTTCAAGCACACGGCCGCCGCTGGCTTTGGTGAGATCCCCGCCTACCGGGTGGACGGCACGCCCGCCGACTGCGTGGTGCTGGGCGCCCACCTGACCGGGCGGCCCGACCTGGTGGTCAGCGGCATCAATCTGGGTCCCAACCTGGGCGACGACCTGACCCATTCCGGCACCGTGGCGGCGGCCATTGAGGGCATGACCCTGGGCCTGCCCGCCATTGCCTTCAGCCAGCAGGCCACCCCCGGCGGCGAGTACGATTTCCAGGCCAGCGCCGCCTACGCCGCGCGGCTGGCCCAGGCGGTACTGGCGCGGGGGCTGCCGCCACGCACGCTGCTGAACGTGAATTTTCCCCACGGCACCCCGCGCGGCGTGCGGGTCACGCGGGTGGGCGAACACCGCTGGGAAGACACCATCGTCACGCGCGCCGACCCCGAGGGCCGCGATTACCACTGGGTGGCGGGCACCAGCCGCGCCGCCGATGCCCACGACGAGACCACCGACTACGGCGCGGTGCAGGCGGGGTACATCAGCGTGTCCCCGGTGCGCATTGACCTGACCGCGCGCGACCTGCTGGCCGAGGTGCAGGGGTATCTGCCGGACCTGAAGTGA
- a CDS encoding class I SAM-dependent methyltransferase: MTDQPHSRAWYARLARERGEYCHPWPRTLDGPDPELSFDLLLADLLTPQTHVLDAGCGHGPDAARFGPQAARWVGYDFAPAFLAQARAKAPGAEFVAWNGKGDIPAALGGPFDLIVSRRGPTSVILRLPELAAPGARFLYVGPRLHVPQVPQRLAAVGWPVLGEWQVSVQARVPTREAWATRCDWMQESGRLPDWDQQAGPQGLPYREERYVVLAGSPG; this comes from the coding sequence ATGACTGACCAGCCCCATTCCCGCGCGTGGTACGCCCGCCTGGCCCGTGAACGCGGCGAGTACTGCCACCCCTGGCCCCGGACCCTGGACGGCCCTGACCCAGAACTGTCCTTTGACCTGCTGCTGGCCGACCTGCTGACCCCGCAAACGCACGTGCTGGACGCCGGCTGCGGCCATGGCCCGGACGCCGCGCGCTTTGGCCCCCAGGCAGCGCGCTGGGTGGGCTACGATTTCGCCCCGGCCTTTCTGGCCCAGGCGCGGGCAAAGGCGCCGGGTGCCGAGTTTGTGGCCTGGAACGGCAAGGGGGACATTCCGGCGGCACTGGGCGGCCCCTTTGATCTGATCGTGTCGCGGCGGGGGCCCACCAGTGTCATCCTGCGCCTGCCTGAACTGGCGGCGCCCGGCGCCCGCTTTCTGTACGTGGGGCCCCGGCTGCATGTGCCGCAGGTGCCGCAGCGACTGGCCGCCGTGGGCTGGCCGGTGCTGGGCGAATGGCAGGTGAGCGTGCAGGCGCGCGTGCCCACCCGCGAGGCCTGGGCCACGCGCTGCGACTGGATGCAGGAATCCGGGCGCCTGCCTGACTGGGACCAGCAGGCCGGGCCCCAGGGCCTGCCCTACCGCGAGGAACGCTATGTGGTGCTGGCCGGGTCGCCCGGGTAA
- the gntA gene encoding guanitoxin biosynthesis heme-dependent pre-guanitoxin N-hydroxylase GntA, with protein sequence MTQLLSRQPVRRPPSSPFASSYHLICSGEPQPTGGPVTPEVQARHTALREAVLAPSFSCVAARASVNTSCYALGCYGDLTEAATTAALAQDLARFVTDQDRMGSDFTSMIATFGGAPESEEAFEAQLWALLRALHRLDTAPYSPEVSADPRDPRFGFSFAGRAFFIIGLHPGSSRMARTLPFPALVFNAHRQFQALRDSGRYGRMQETIRARELKLQGSLNPNLANHGEVTEARQYSGRAVEADWTAPFPQAPQAQAPKGRCPFGHS encoded by the coding sequence ATGACCCAGCTTCTTTCCCGCCAGCCGGTTCGGCGGCCCCCCTCTTCCCCTTTTGCCAGCAGCTACCACCTGATCTGCAGCGGCGAGCCCCAGCCCACCGGCGGCCCCGTCACCCCAGAGGTCCAGGCGCGGCACACGGCGCTGCGAGAGGCCGTGCTGGCCCCCAGCTTTTCCTGTGTGGCGGCGCGCGCCTCAGTGAACACCAGCTGCTACGCACTGGGCTGCTACGGCGACCTGACCGAGGCGGCCACCACCGCCGCCCTGGCCCAGGATCTGGCGCGGTTCGTGACTGACCAGGACCGCATGGGGTCGGACTTTACCAGCATGATTGCCACCTTCGGCGGGGCCCCGGAGTCCGAGGAAGCGTTTGAAGCCCAGCTGTGGGCGCTGCTGCGCGCCCTGCACCGCCTGGACACGGCGCCCTACAGCCCCGAGGTCAGCGCTGATCCGCGTGACCCCCGTTTTGGCTTTTCGTTTGCAGGGCGGGCCTTTTTCATCATTGGCCTGCACCCAGGCAGCAGCCGCATGGCCCGCACCCTGCCGTTTCCGGCGCTGGTGTTCAACGCCCACCGTCAGTTTCAGGCGCTGCGCGATTCCGGCCGCTACGGGCGAATGCAGGAGACCATCCGCGCGCGTGAACTGAAACTGCAGGGCAGCCTCAACCCCAACTTGGCCAACCACGGCGAGGTCACGGAGGCCCGGCAGTATTCCGGCCGCGCCGTGGAGGCCGACTGGACCGCGCCCTTTCCCCAGGCTCCGCAAGCCCAGGCACCGAAGGGCCGCTGCCCGTTCGGCCACAGTTGA
- a CDS encoding permease prefix domain 1-containing protein, protein MSATDQFVRRATRGLWGQKKRDVQQELRGAVEDKVYRHRLCGLSPEAAEQAALRDLGHPGAIALELSRVHSLPAAVRGTLALGIAGLLSLQAAAQVGTVQAILDPRMGPACTLEELYVRLVPGATAATAQRLQATPAGRAQLQASVLGRVEPAHAAYLRRTLAAPNGEAALAEDCRQAQPPTYAANLLRLADVYAALRAAGVTVTPLADQRQVELTFPGESPRQVLDLSYQTQQVGADTYVSGAALVYALKQSLTVPLQITGLRNPTLTVGPARLQLGSPAAPVLATDLYARIMYDQLSPHLPRVPGQMGTALGVTPATLTPDPAGHRLLVQAPDGALYATLSNAAFVRSAAPSGRLYTLTLNPVQNGQLPAPLAQGQDTGFARVVSTLPELLFASQQGQRALLVYRVNGTDLRQLTFTPVPAAQVRVNTAP, encoded by the coding sequence ATGAGCGCCACGGACCAGTTTGTGCGCCGGGCCACGCGCGGCCTGTGGGGCCAGAAGAAACGCGACGTCCAGCAGGAACTGCGCGGCGCTGTGGAAGACAAGGTGTACCGCCACCGGCTGTGCGGCCTGAGCCCTGAAGCCGCCGAGCAGGCCGCCCTGCGCGACCTGGGCCACCCCGGCGCCATTGCCCTGGAGCTGAGCCGCGTGCACAGCCTGCCCGCCGCCGTGCGGGGCACCCTGGCCCTGGGCATTGCCGGGCTGCTGAGCCTGCAGGCCGCCGCGCAGGTGGGCACGGTGCAGGCCATCCTGGACCCCCGCATGGGCCCCGCCTGCACGCTGGAAGAACTGTATGTGCGGCTGGTGCCCGGCGCCACGGCGGCCACCGCCCAGCGGCTGCAGGCCACCCCGGCCGGGCGCGCGCAGTTGCAGGCCAGCGTGCTGGGGCGCGTAGAGCCCGCCCACGCCGCTTACCTGCGCCGCACCCTGGCGGCGCCGAACGGCGAGGCGGCGCTGGCCGAGGATTGCCGTCAGGCGCAGCCGCCCACCTACGCCGCCAATCTGCTGCGCCTGGCCGATGTCTACGCGGCCCTGCGGGCGGCCGGCGTGACGGTGACGCCCCTGGCCGATCAGCGGCAGGTCGAGTTGACCTTTCCCGGCGAGTCGCCCCGGCAGGTGCTGGACCTGTCGTACCAGACCCAGCAGGTGGGGGCCGACACCTATGTGAGCGGCGCGGCGCTGGTGTACGCCCTCAAGCAGAGCCTCACGGTCCCGCTGCAGATCACGGGGCTGCGCAACCCCACCCTGACCGTTGGCCCGGCCCGCCTGCAGCTGGGCAGTCCAGCGGCCCCGGTCCTGGCCACCGACCTGTACGCCCGGATCATGTACGACCAGCTCAGCCCGCATCTGCCCCGGGTGCCCGGTCAAATGGGCACCGCCCTGGGGGTCACGCCCGCCACCCTGACGCCCGACCCGGCTGGCCACCGCCTGCTTGTCCAGGCCCCGGACGGCGCTCTGTATGCCACCCTCAGCAACGCCGCGTTCGTGCGCAGTGCCGCCCCCAGTGGGCGCCTGTACACTCTGACCCTGAATCCTGTGCAGAATGGCCAGCTGCCGGCGCCGCTGGCCCAGGGCCAGGACACTGGCTTTGCGCGCGTGGTCAGCACCCTGCCCGAGTTGCTGTTCGCCAGCCAGCAAGGCCAGCGGGCGCTGCTCGTCTACCGCGTGAACGGCACCGACCTGCGCCAGCTGACCTTCACGCCGGTGCCTGCCGCTCAAGTGCGCGTGAACACGGCGCCGTGA